aaaaaaaatagagaaaatataagggagaaaaaagatgaaaaagagaaaaaaaaatcaacaatgtcaaaaggaaatagaaaaaatatgagggagaaaaaagatgaaaatgagaaaatatgagggagaagaaagatgaaaaagagagagaaaaaaaaaaggagaattaACGATGGATAAAAAGAAATTGAGAAaatatgaaagagaaaaaaaaatagcgatttcacattgagaggatggtatttttggaaaaagttatcacctctcacctttgaatctttgaccaaacggcttaaatggatggaaggactatgaatttggacggaagagaaaatgaagaatttaagtgttgggtcgctaaAATAGAGggattaattacgttaaatctcagggattaaaaaataattttttcttttttatattagtgtaaaaaattaagattttgtagtttaagttatttttgtgtaaattttaagttatttttatattatatgaaatgGAAATTAGAAATTGAGATTAGaggtcaaaaaataaaatatgaaaccactcaaatttattcagatacacttaggttatggttatggctGTGAATACATAAACCCAATTTGTATAGTTCTATTACCAAACAACTTGGCATTATTGAATCTTCtattcatttgatttttttttttccatatgtGATTCAAAACTCGAAATTTATAGTTtatagataattttaatattattgaataaaaaCTTGTAGGTAATAATTGCATTTCATTTCTAAATTATAAAACACAAAATTCAATTCGGAACATTTAATCCTTTGATTAAAAATGTTTCCAGCTAAAGAGATTAAAGAAagtgataattaaaattaaaaagacaaTTAAGGATATTAattaaacaatactttaatatgattatataatattattagtcTTGTTCAGTACTCTCACTCCAGTTATTAATAGCCCGCAACACTGCTTGTTTCACCACCTCACCATCAATGCATATACCTTCTTCTTCGTTCTGCCAAATCAATTCCAagaaatttgttattttttagaatcaaatataaaataaaattcatatatttatgTATTCAATACATTGTAAATTCAATTTAcatatcatatttttatttttggtaaATCGAAATAATTCTGAAAACATATaagaaaaaaagttaatttttttttcaaatcggATAAATTATTTCTAGATTatagtattaaaattaaaatgcaaaaacggattaatctgaatttttattgcagagagagagagaggctaCTTGAGTGGTGGCCAAACATGGTACGTACAAAGACAGTACATGACTTCATTAATAGTTATATAAGCAATGCAAACCTATAACATGAGATGACTGGGCTAGAGCCAGCCTCACACCAAAGAAGATAAatggtaaaataaaattaataatgatttCTAAATTCCaatattaattagcaatatataAAAGAAACTAACTGAAATATAGATTTCCCATATGGAAATATTGCTTAAATTATAGCAAatatgaaagaaaaaagaaaaaagaaaaaagaaaaaagaaaattcatctCCTACCTCTCCTCCAACAGCTTGTAATCGAAAACTATCAGTACAAGAAACCCTAGCTTCTTGAACATTAAGATCCAGTTCTTCAAAAGCTTCCAATATGAAGACAAGCAAGCCAGGGCAACTCTTATCTACAAATACATTTATTAAAAACCCCTTCTCTAGGGTTTCCACAGTAACCTGCGATAATAACAATAatgcaaaaaataatataaaaagaattactgggtttttaataaaagacaaaaacaaagcaataatattagTTACTGTAGAAAAGATCATATCCTGTACCATAGGCAATGGATTTCTTTGGCTTGAAGCTTGTGAAGATTCTATATCTTGATTCAATCTTTCTACCTTCTGTTTTAGCTCTTCAATGTATTTGGTTGCATCAACGATGATTGAGGTTTTGTTTAGCTGTTACATGAACAATTTTTTGTTAGAACAACTTCATAAACAAACCCTTATATTCTCTTCTCTTTGATTCCTTATTCTTCCCTTCCTTCCatgcttttcttcatatttCTATGAAATAACAGAAGAAATAAAACCAGATAGAGAGGGATTTACAGCAGGAGAATTGGTAATGGAACGAAGAAGTTGGAGCTTCTCATGCAGAGCTGCTCTCTTGTTCTCCCTAGAAATCATGGTTAAGATTTTCTCGAGAAAACAATTCaatacaagaaaataaaaactttcagCTTTCTCTCTTTTTGCCCTTTcctctcctcctcttcttctaccggttcttcttcttctatgtATCAAGTCTCTTTGCAAGGTTCTGAGGGAGTTTAAAGAGAGGATGAAGCTCTTAAATCTATATGATTCTGCTGTTTTCTTCCCACATGACTGCCTCAGTTTCTTTCACAACAAAATATATTATAGATTGTGGATGGACTTACCTCAATGCCCTTTCCAATACTCCATAAGAAGCCTAACAAATTTTCATcatgcttttatttatttatttatttttcaataggataataataatatcccATACCCTCAAGGAtaattacatatataattattcaaaaaaataattatatatatatatatataatacttcATTAATTATTATCTTTTCATAAAAATCTATCCCAAAATTATTCCAATCTCTAAAAATTTGATATTACAGCGCATGTAAAATTTCATCCTAAacgataattataataaaatagttgTACATGCGGtaagtatatttaaataaatcaaagAGAATTCAGGTTCTACTCCTTCATTCTCAattctcatttcaaaaaaaaaatggttGTACATATAATAATTTcgtctatatatattttttatttttttattttttatttttttaaatttcaaataatttaaccCATTTTTATCATGCATTAATAATAACTGGAGGaattaaacagaaaaaaaaaaatttcatttcaaCAGACTGAAGAATCATTCAAGATATATATGTTTAAAGGTATCTGATTTGTTGATTAAATTACAAGAAGATATTACCAAATATTGCCTTTGTTATATACACACACAAAAAGATATATTTCTTGGCTCTTCCTTAatttttgtttctttgtttatttttatttttcaaggaaaaaaataagtaaataatattattatcaatcattttcactctttattttttttattaagaaaaatgtGAATTTATCATTAGTCCTTTTCATCattttgtttttaaatatatacaatTCCAAAACGAATCAAATGCATTGAAATATAATTGTGGAAAATTTTggaaattatatattatcattAGTCCTTTTCAACCTTCtttttctctaattaatttattagaagAGAAACAAAATTTCTTTACAATTTCTTTCAgctatatatgaaaaatatgtttttcttttaACATACAGCTATACATATAATATGAACAAAAAAGCTAGTGAAAGATTGTAAAAAGTCTATTTGAAcagtatttttattaaaataaataattcttttctttaaaattatttagatttaatcaaaattaaaatttcaaattttataattttataattacatgCATGTATAGTTCAAACCTTTGATAGGCAACCTATTGATATTGAAGATAATGGGTGAAAAAAATCCATTTAGAGATAAAAGGGTGTTttgggaaaagaaagaaagaaagagagggaTGGGGAATGATGAACTCGTGATGAGATTGAGAAGCCATAAGtgcaaaaaaaggaaaaaaaaaaaaaagaccatcGAAATAAGTGAAACAAAAAACCAACAAAAGGATGTTTAGTTGTGATTTTGGAATGCCTCCAAACACTCCTCACGGGGGagcattctctctctctccacacGTGCCCTTATTTCACCTTTCTCCAACATCACATCTCCTCTCCtctcatctcatctcatatcatctcATCTAATTACCATTTCATTTTACTTTCTATTAATCATTTTCTTCTCCATTGGGAATTGAAATCTCTTCATACCCTTCATCATCTTTACCTCTCTCCATTACATAACCTATCACCATGAATCGAAGATAGTTTCATATGAAGAAATCTAATGATGGTCTGAATTTAGATAAGACTTTCTAAGTAATTAAGTAAAAATGATGAAGAGATGATGGGTAATTATAATTATGTAGGTGTAGGGGTAGGCATATGAGTAAAAGGGGTCACGAGATGTTATAGGAAACAAGTAGAAAGCAAGTGAGGGGTTTGGGTCCTTTGCTTCCAAGATTGTCTCGTTTGTGCAGAGACAAATGAAGTACCCACCTATTCACATGTGTGCCCATTAATCATTACAACAAAACAATATTCTCCATACACTTACCTTGTCTCTTCCATTGccttctcttcttcctcttcccttTTAATTCTAGGGTTTTTTCCCCATTTAAATCACCttttaatttaaagattaacaaaattaaatctGATTTCGGTATAGAATTCTGAAACAGTGTAGTCACTCTACAAGTCTACAAGAATGAGAAGGTTTCCATCTCTATGAAAACTGCACACACCATGCACTTGTTTGAAGGTGAAATTGAAATGGGGATGATTCAGAATTTGAAAAATCTGAAAATTGATCAACATATATTTTTGTCAAATTGAGACTGACTGGATGAAAATTGAAATGATGGTATTGCGAAAAAGTGAgaaaattacaaattaaaacAGATAAGCATGTATTTGTCTTCACATCCAACCTTCCAACCCTAGTAGCTTTATAGGAGATTTCTTCTTCCACACATATAGAGAATTGTCAAAATCATTATCAATCTGAATTATGCTAGCTATATGCTCTTTTGTTCATCTCCCATCCAATAATGGAGGAATATtagctaattttaatttaaacaaaaaatttgAGTTATGAACATATatcaatcatatatatatatatataatggtgTTATTAAGGGTTTGCAAAATAGTTGGAGAACGAGAAGATTCTGATTAGGAATATGATTGTGATTGTTGTCATTCACATGCATTATTTCACTATATAAAAAGAatgattttactattaattctCAAGAAAAATAGCCTTAATTAAACtctttagtaattaattatcaaatttaataataCCCAAAAGGGAAGATGATGTGAATTTGTGGTAGTGAATATTGCTTACGTGTACATTACAATAATATATTGGATAAATCTCATATCATAGTCATCATCATGTGAcaaaatataaaacaaaaaaaataataattatctaagtaaattaatatactattatttattttagggTTCAATAATATGtgcaattgaaattaaatatttacttaTGCAGAAATGTTTCTCGTGACATTCCATattaattaaaaactgaattttTCTCATAACACGACCTACCAAATTAAACTCATGTTTCCTTGGATTATAAGGCTTCTTAGCATCATCACCATTCTCTTatatcatatttta
This region of Manihot esculenta cultivar AM560-2 chromosome 10, M.esculenta_v8, whole genome shotgun sequence genomic DNA includes:
- the LOC110624550 gene encoding uncharacterized protein LOC110624550; this translates as MISRENKRAALHEKLQLLRSITNSPALNKTSIIVDATKYIEELKQKVERLNQDIESSQASSQRNPLPMVTVETLEKGFLINVFVDKSCPGLLVFILEAFEELDLNVQEARVSCTDSFRLQAVGGENEEEGICIDGEVVKQAVLRAINNWSESTEQD